A stretch of DNA from Eschrichtius robustus isolate mEscRob2 chromosome 12, mEscRob2.pri, whole genome shotgun sequence:
CCAACTGGCCTTAGGGTACGGGCAGGGGGACCAGGCTGGAGTGCGTGCCTGGAAAGCCCTGAGTGGTCAGGGGCGTGCTACAGGCCCTGGGGCAGccccttgccctctctgggcctcctgcTTCCCCCTCCTACATTGATGGGCTTGGAATAAAAGCTGCGGcctttggggagggggaagatgggGCAGAGGACAGGAAGGAGAGGGGGCTGCGTGGGGCAGAAGAGGGTTTTGGTCACGGTTGGTCAGCCCAGCCCGTGCCCCTTGCCCAGATGCTGTCCCAGGCCAGCCCCGGCTTGCTCAGCCAGCCGGAGCAGGGCAGCTGCCACATTAGACAGAGGGCTCAAATCCATGCCTGGTCCACACCAAAGTCCCGGCAAGGGCAGGGCTGCAGGACTAAAAGGCAAAGGGACTCGCAGGGGTCTGTGTCCCACCCCGACCCTAGCATTGCCTGCCAGCCACCTAGTCTCCAAATAAATTATTATGGAAATAAATTATAGTCTTCACAGTCCAGAGGATTCAGCCACCCATGAGTCTAGGGCTCAGGGTGGCAGAAGAAGCCTTAAGAAGTGGCTGATTTCAGCCCTGTGTGGCTGTCTTTGGGCTTAGGAACATCATACAAGACCGAAAAGGAGTCTGCAAAGCTCCAGGGGAGCCACATTTCTTCCTGCTCCTGGCACGGCCATGGAAGTGGAAGAGAGGGTGTGGGCATATGGGGGACCAGGCGGCTGAAAGGGGAAGTGCCCCCCCCGGTCCCCCTTCAGCACAGAaggttacaaaaataaataaatcaatccaGAGTGTTGCATGAAAATTAGGAGTGCCCACATGGGAGCCAGCCAATGGGAGACCGTTACATACAGACAGACCTCAGGGAGCCCCCAATTACAACGAAGCAGCAACAGGGCTCTTGGGGCCGGGAAAAGGCACCCTAACCCTCACACAGACACAGGCTCCACCAGCGACGCTGGGGCAGTGTCCTCAAACAACTGGCCGTCCATGAAGGGAGCCAGGGCCTCAGCGGCTGGCTCAGGCAAGCCCATGATGGACTCCAGGAAGCACGTGCTGGCGTCCCCAGGGGGAGAAAAGGCAGGCAGGGCGAAGTGGGGCGCCTCGAGGTTGTCCAGGCTATCAGACACCTTTTGGGAGGTGTAGTGGGGCCCCAGACTGTAGTCTGGCAGGGCCTGGAGCAGCTTGAAGGAGTCACAGGAGGACAAGCTCAGGTCCACTGAGCTGCTCTGGCTGGCATCCGTGATGGCTGGCACCGGGGGGCCGGGGAGGCTGCCTTCCCCCAAGCTTTCAAGGCCACTATTGAGGAAGCAGCTGGCATCCAGGTTGGCGTTTTCATCCAGGATGCCTGACGCGAGGCTGGAGCTGGAATAGCTGTGGGTCCAGCTGGCCAGGCCAGCGGGGTCACCGGTACCAAAGATGTCAGCTGGGTGGAAGCAGCTGAGGTTGTCCAGGCTGCCCacacccccttcctcctcctcctccccgtctCCACCCAGGTCAGAGTCACTGAAGCTCAGGATCCGAGCCAGGCTGTCATCGTCCACTCCGGGCTGGAAGCTGGGGCCAGGCAGGGCCGGGTGGGCAGAGCCACTGGGGGCCTCGCTGCTGCTCGATGCTGTGGACGAATCGGTCATGTCGCTGCTGCAGCTGTTGTCTCCCAGCTCGCTGCTCACGGGGGGCTTGGCCAGAGGGAACGTGGGGGCCAGGACCTGCTCGTTGGGGCTGAATGTGGCACCCTGGGCCGGGGCCTCCAGCTCCCCAAGGCTCTCGGCCCCCTGCTCCAGCTGCAGGCGGGTGAGTGTGTGGATGAAATGGGTCTGAACTCGCGCCTGATTAAATTCCACACGG
This window harbors:
- the CSRNP1 gene encoding cysteine/serine-rich nuclear protein 1, translating into MTGLLKRKFDQLDEDSSSLCSSSSSLSSSGRHSPSCSPSSSASPSWDLDEEGPWDQMPLPDRDFCGSRSFTPLSILKRAPRKRPGRVGFDGITVFYFPRCQGFTSVPSRGGCTLGMASRHSAYRRFSLAEFTQEQARARQEKLRLRLKEEKLEALRWKLSETGIPKTEAGLPLTVDTIDDAFVEEDLAVAMAGGQLEEMTFLQPYPARKRRALLRASGVRRIDREEKRELQALRQSREDCGCRCDRVCDPETCSCSLAGIKCQMDHTAFPCGCCREGCENPKGRVEFNQARVQTHFIHTLTRLQLEQGAESLGELEAPAQGATFSPNEQVLAPTFPLAKPPVSSELGDNSCSSDMTDSSTASSSSEAPSGSAHPALPGPSFQPGVDDDSLARILSFSDSDLGGDGEEEEEGGVGSLDNLSCFHPADIFGTGDPAGLASWTHSYSSSSLASGILDENANLDASCFLNSGLESLGEGSLPGPPVPAITDASQSSSVDLSLSSCDSFKLLQALPDYSLGPHYTSQKVSDSLDNLEAPHFALPAFSPPGDASTCFLESIMGLPEPAAEALAPFMDGQLFEDTAPASLVEPVSV